The Pigmentiphaga aceris DNA segment ACGCACCGAGCAACGCGGGCAGGCTCATCCCCGCCACGTACCAGACTGCCAGAAACGGCGCCGCCATTTCGGGGCAGTGCAGGGCGTAGATTGCTGCGCCTGAACCCGATGACATCGCGCCGGCTGCTGCGCCTGCGACGGCGGGCCTGGTGGGGGCCAAGCGCTTGAGTGACCATAGCGCCGCCACAAAGACAGGTGCTGAAATCGCAGTGATGCTGAAGGCGCAGCTGCGCCATGTCTGACCCATGATCAGCGCGGCGCGGTCTGCTGGAGGAGCGGTCATCAACACAATCACGCCCAATGCCCAGATGAACAATATTGGGGCAAGCAACCCCATCCAGGTTTGGCGCACGAGCACACCGGGCCGCGCAAGACGTTGCGTGACCGTAAAGCCAAACACGGCAACACAGGCGGGCACCAGCAGCTTTACCCAGAACATGGGCCATCCGATGGCGGTCGACAAGTCGCTGCGTACGCCGTAACCCATTGCCAGCAACAGGAACGACAGTGGCAGGCTCGCTGCCAGCGCCAGCCCGATCTGTCGTGATGCCGCCTTGGGCGAGACCGCCTCTACATTTGCGGCCAGCATGGCCACCAGGTTTTCCGTTTTCATTCGCGACTCCGAATTTTCAATGCCAGGGCTTTCAGCCCCCGGTGGATGCCAACCTTGATGGCAGATTCCGACATGCCGGTGCGTTGCGCGGCCTCCACGATCGACAGGCCTTCCAGCTTTACATGCACGATGGGCAGACGCTGCCGGTCGGGCAGTGTGTCCAACAGTCCGTCCAGGTCACGCTGGGCGTCGCTTGCTTCGGTTGCCGAATCGGTGAAGACATCCAACTCGTCATCCAAGGGGTCGTGCAACGCTTCTCGTCCGGCCTTGGCGCGCAGCAGATCGATCATCTTGTAGCGGGCAATGGCATGCACCCAGGCTGTCAGCGGCTGCTCGGGCTGGTAGGTGTGCCGCTGGTTGTGTACGGCAATCAGGCATTCCTGAAGCAGATCTTCCACTTCGTCGGGCCAGCCAAAAAGCCGACGGCGCAAATACGCGCGCAGGTGTGTGCCAAGTGCCGTCAAAAAGGCGTGATAAGCCTGTGCGTCGCCGCCCAAGCCCTGTATGAATAGATCGCGAAGTAACTGCTCGGCATCACTTGGCCCCATCTGGACCTCCTGATTGGTATTCGTGTCGATCGGGCTTTGGGTTACAGCAAACGCCAAATTTATTTATTTATCTTTTTTTCGATGGTGCTGTAACCGGCGTGATGCTTGGCCAGAACTAACAGATGACTGCGCCGCATTGGCCTGTCGCCAACCATAGTTTCAGCCGGAGTATCACCATGTCCACCATCACTACCCGTTCGATCGCTGCTACCGCTTTGGCCCTGGGCGCACTCGCTGCAGGGGCCGCAATGGCTGCGGATACCAAACCCATGACCGGCAACATGCCCAAGGTCGAGAAGTGCTACGGCGTATCGATGGCCGGCAAGAACGACTGTGCCGCCGGCCCTGGAACCACCTGCGCCGGCACGTCGAAAATGGACTACCAAGGCAACGCCTGGAAGAACGTGCCCACCGGCACCTGCACCTCGATGAAGACGCCGCGCGGCATGGGCTCGCTCACGCCGATCAAGTCCTGATCGTACACGTCAGTCTTCCTGGGCGACCAACCATGCACACCACTCTTACCGCAGGTCTGGGCTTGAAACCCGCGCATTTCGATGCTGCCTTGTCCTGCTGCGCGCCGGGCCTGTGGTTTGAGGTGCATCCCGAGAACTATATGGTCGAGGGCGGGCCACGTCTTCGCTGGCTGGACGCCATACGAGGATCGCACGCAGTGTCCTTGCATGGTGTGTCCTTGTCGCTGGCCGGCGACGAGGCCCCCGACGCTGCGCACCTGCGACGCTTTGCCGCGTTGGTACAACGCATTGAACCCGCGCTGGTGTCCGAACATTTGGCCTGGTCTGCATGGGGGGGCGAGCATTACCCCGACTTGCTGCCGTTTCCGCGCACCACCGCAGCCTTGCACCGCATTGCTGCCAATATCGAGCAGACGCAGGCAGCGCTGGGCCGCAGTATTGCCATTGAAAATCCCTCGCATTATTTGCAGATCGAACAGCATGCGTGGGATGAGATCGAATTTCTGACCGAGTTGACCCGTCGCACGGGTTGCAGCTTGTTGCTCGACGTCAATAACGTGTACGTGTCTGCCTGCAATCTGGGGTTCTCGGCTGAAGCCTATCTCGACCGGTTTCCGGGCTCGGCCGTGGCCGAAATTCACTTGGCCGGATACACGCCAGACCCGACGCTTGGTGCCGCCATGTTGATCGACTCGCATGATGCTCCCGTGGCACCCGAGGTGTGGGCACTGTATCGCCGCCTGGTCACGCGCATCGGCGCACGGCCCACGCTGGTCGAGCGCGATGGCAACGTGCCGCCGTTTGAAGACCTATTGGCCGAGCGCACACAGGCTGCTGATGAGTTGCAGCGGGTGGAGGCTCTTGAAAGCAAGGTGGCAGCATGAATACCGACACCAGCTCGCTCGGCGAATTTCAAAGCGCTTTTGCTGCTGCGCTGTTTGCTGATGACTGCAGCTTCGATCCGATTGCTGCGCTGACGCGGCAACCCGCTTTTGCGATCTATCGAAACACCGTGCGCAAAGCCTGTATCGATGCGCTGGAAGCAAACTATCCCGCCGTGGCAAGACTGGTGGGCGAAGAATGGTTTCGTGCAGTTGCTTCCATCTACGCAGTCAGCACGCCGCCGCGTGATGCACGCCTGATGCACTACGGTGCCGATTTCGCAGATTTTCTGGCGAACTTCGAACCCGCTGCGTCACTGACTTATCTGCCCGATGTGGCTCGACTCGATCGCCTCTGGACCGAAGCGCATGTGGCTGCTGGCACCACCGTTTTGGACGGCAGCGCATTGGCAAGCCTGCCGCCTGAATCGCTTGGCGCGATGGTGCTTGCGCCGCATCCCGCTGCACGCTGGGCATGGTTCGACAATGAACCTATTCACACCATCTGGCACCGCAATCGAGCCGATGAGCACGACACCGCCGACATTGCCTGGCACGGTGAAGGCTCGCTGCTGACCCGGCCGCAAGACAGCGTGTGCTGGTTTGAACTTGATCGCGGCGATGTTGCATTTCTGAATGCCTGTGAAGCAGGGCAGACGCTTGCGGACGCGGCTTCCGCAAGCTTGCAGGCGCAGCCCGACGTAGACCTGTCGACACTGCTTGCCAAACTACTGCGCGCCGGTGCCTTCGCCGGTATTCATTGACCCCGCTGGAAGGAGGTCGCCATGACGATCACCACAAGCCGTATTCCTTCTGCAACCGCTCTTGACGATGCTCCACATGGCCTGCGCGCGCATTGGAACCATGCGGCCGACTGGCTGACTTGGCTGGTGTCGCACAACCTACTGGCACTCGCCACCCGGGTGGGTATTGCAGCAACCTTCTTTTTATCCGGCAGGACCAAGGTCGAGGGATTTCTGACCCTAACCGAAGGCACCTACGAGCTGTTCCGCACGGAATACAAAGTGCCGCTGTTGCCGCCCGAGATTGCTGCCCATCTTGCGGCCTACGCCGAGCATCTGTTTCCCGTGCTGCTGGTGCTTGGGCTGTTCACGCGAGTGTCGGCGCTGGCCTTGCTTGGCATGACCTTCGTCATTCAGGTGTTCGTCTATCCCGACGCATGGCCGACGCATCTGTCCTGGGCGGCGATGTTGCTGTACTTGGTTGGGCGTGGCGGTGGGGCGTTTTCGCTGGATAGAGTGCTGCGTATTGCCTGAGTCGTTCGGCGCATGAAGGGTGCGAAGGAATCGGCTTGGTTGCAGATCGATCCTGCAAATCCACAATGCAAATCAACCAGGTACTTTGGCGATGGCTGACGCAACATCTGTGCGCCAGCCATCGCCTGTTCACACTGCCGGCTTCTTCTTCATCAGCGCCACCAGCAGCCCAGCCACCACCAAGGCCCCGCCGAACCACAGCGCCATAGTCATCGGCTCATCAAGTATCCACACGGCCTGGGTCAGGCCAAGCACCGGTGTGAGTGCGACGAACATCTGCGCTTTTGCGCCCAGGTAGCGGACCGCCAGCGTGAACAGCACGCTTCCCGCAACCCCTACACCCAGGCCGAAGTACAGGCCCTGGCCGACGACGGCGGTCCAGGCGGCGTGGTGGATGCCAGTGTCGAAGAACAGCAGGTAGGCCAAGGCAACGGGCAGGCCGCTGAGCTGTACGCCGATGACGCCGTCTACGACGGGGATTGCCCAGCGTCGCAGCAAGATGGTGTAGCCCGCCCAGACGAAGGCGGTGGTGACGAGCAGCAGGTCGCCGAACCAGGCCGTGGCGGTGTTTTGCGACAGGGTGGTGAAGATGTCGAATTTGGCGCAGATGACGCCGGTGATCAGCAGTAGCAATGCCAGGGTGGGCGTGCGGTCTGCTGCTGACAGCGCGCGGCGAGCGATCAGCGCGGTGAAGACGGGCGTCAGCGCCGGGAAGATCAGGGCGGAGTGGGACGCCGGGGCGTAGACCATGGCACCAACGAAGGCCATGACGTAGAGCGGACCGGCCATCAAGGACAGGACGGCCAAGCGTTTCATGGAGATACGCAGGAAGCGGCGCTGGTACAGCAGCCACCCCAGCGCTGGCACCAGCACCATACCGGAGAACAGGTAGCGCAGCATGGTCAGGTCTACCGGGCTCAGACCCTGCTGTGCGCCAAAGCGCCCGGCAACGGCTTGCGCCGAGAAGATCGTCACGGCGGTCATGCCGCAAAGAATCCCTGGGTTCATGGTGCGTGGGGTGTGGTCGTTCGCGGGTCACGCAGCAAGGCGTGACCGTGCAGATGATTATTGTTTGGGTGCGCGCAGGCTGGTGTCAGTCGGGCGTCGGCAGAGGCGTGTCTTGCGCAGGGCAGCTTCATGCAGATCCTGAATACGCACGGCGGTCGCTACGCAAAATCATGTCGGCGTGGGAAGTGCACGGCTGCCGCTTCGCATCTTCATGCCGAGCCTCATGTGCTCGGCATGTTCAGCGGGCAACCGATGAAGTGATGCTGCGTCCGATGGAGAACCATTTCCGCCAGACCGGCAGCTTGCGCCATCACGCACTGACGTCGTCGAACCAGGCCAGCATGCCATCCAGGCCACTGACGTTCAGTGCTTGTGATGCGGTATGACGCACAACCGGCTTGGCGTGATAGGCCACGCCCATGCCTGCGGCCGCCATCATCTTCAAGTCGTTTGCGCCGTCGCCCAGGGCAATGGCTTGCGAGGGCTGTGCGTCGTACTTGGCGACGAAGGCGCGCAGGTGGGTGGCCTTGGCCTCGGCGTCCAGAATGTCGCCTACCAGCTTGCCGGTCAGGTGGCCATCGGCTTCGGCCAGCGTGTTGGAATATGCGGCGGTCAGTTGCAGGCGATTGCGCACGCGGTCGGTGAAGAAGGTGAAGCCGCCCGATACCAGCAAGGTTTTCAGGCCAGCGGCGTGCACGGTTGCGATCAGGCGTTCTGCGCCGGGGTTCAGTTGCAGGCGTTCTGCATACACACGGCTCAGCGCATCCACCGGCGTGCCTTCCAGCAGCGCCACACGACGGCGCAGGCTTTCCTTGAAATCGATCTCGCCGCGCATGGCCGACTCGGTGATTTCCGAGACTTCCGCCTTGCGGTTGATCATGCCGGCGATCTCGTCGATGCACTCGATGTTGATCATGGTCGAGTCCATGTCCATCACCAGCGCTTTCCACGACGACAGCAGGAATTCGTCGGGAATGAACGCGGCGTCGATGCCCATCTCGAAGGCGGTGTCGCGCACTGCAATGCGCGTGGCCTCGTCGTCTGCCACGCCATGCAGGCGCAATACGGTCTCGGTGACGCCTTCTTCGCGCTGCGGGCGTGCCAGGGCAAGAATGGGGGCGACGCGTTCGCTGTCGAGGTCGGGGGCTTGGAGGACGAGACGGGTCATGGTGAGGTCAGTGGCTGAAGATTGACGGCAGAGCAGGCCGAATTAAGGTTTTTAGCGCGATCCGCAAGAGTTGGCGTTTTGCGGATCGTGTCGTATGTCTTTGAATTTGGATGAAGAAACGTGCTGCTGACGAACAGCGTGGTCGAATGGTACGGGTAGTGCGGGCTGAAAAATCGTCCAGCAAACGGGTAAGTGTCATCCCACGGACAACATCAGATCCACGCGGTGGGCTGACGCGGTCTTCATTAACCGTGCCCACCCGCACACACCACTTACACCAAGGATCGCATCAGCGCCCGCACCGCATCGACCCGAGCTTTTATATCCGTGCCCTTGATCTCGGCACGCAAACGATCCTGGCCGACGATGCGAACATTTTTGTTCTTCTGCACCAGCTGCATGATGCGCAGCGGGTCAATCGGCGGATTCGGGATGAATTGCAGCACGGCAGTCGACTCACTGGCGTCGATCTTCATAACACCCAGCGGCTTGGCGTCCAGACGCAGGCGGTGGATTTCGATCAGCGCGCGCGTGGCGTCCGGCAGCTTGCCGAAACGGTCGATCAATTCCTCTTGGATGGCAATGATCGCATCGGCATCCTGGCAGTTGGCCAGGCGCTTGTACACCGACAGGCGCGCATGCACGTCACCGCAGTAATCGTTCGGCAACAGGGCAGGTACGTGCAGGTTGATCTCGGTCGTGACCGACATCGGCGCGTTCAGATCGGGTTCCTTGCCATCGCGCAGGGCGCGCACGGCTTCGTTCAGCATGTCGTTGTACATCTGGAAGCCGACTTCCTGGATGTTGCCCGACTGCGAATCGCCCAGCACTTCACCCGTGCCGCGAATTTCCAGATCATGCATGGCCAGGAAGAAGCCGGAACCCAGTTCTTCCATCGCCTGAATTGCTTCCAGCCGCTTCTTGGCATTGCTGGTGATCGCATCTTCACCCGGCGTCATCAGGTAGGCATAAGCTTGGTGGTGCGAACGCCCCACACGGCCGCGCAGCTGGTGAAGCTGCGCCAGGCCAAAGCGATCAGCGCGGTGAATAACGATCGTGTTGGCAGTCGGCACATCAATGCCGGTTTCGATGATGGTGGTACACAGCAGCACGTTGAACTTCTGCTGGTAGAAGGCCTTCATCACCTGTTCCAGCTCGCGCTCCGGCATTTGCCCGTGGGCCACCGCAATACGCGCTTCCGGCACCAGTTCTTCCAGCTTCGCACGACGATTGTGGATGGTGTCCACCTCGTTATGCAGGAAGTAAATTTGCCCGCCGCGCTTCAGTTCGCGCAGCAAGGCTTCACGAATGGTGCTGTTGTCTTCACGGCGCACGAAGGTCTTGATGGCCAGGCGCTTTTGCGGCGCGGTGGCAATCACCGAGAAGTCACGAATGCCTTCCAGCGACATGCCAAGCGTGCGCGGAATAGGCGTGGCGGTCAGGGTCAGCACATCCACTTCAGAGCGCAATGCCTTCAGCGCTTCCTTCTGACGCACCCCAAAGCGATGTTCCTCGTCGATGATGACCAGGCCCAGGCGCTTGAACTTCACCTTGTCCGACAGGATCTTGTGCGTGCCGATTACGATGTCCACGCGCCCATCGTTGATCTGCTCGATGGCTGCGCTGATCTCCTTGGCTGACTTGAAGCGCGACAGCTCGACGACCTTCACCGGCCAGTCTGCAAAGCGATCCGAGAAGTTCTGCGCATGTTGCTCGGCCAGCAGCGTGGTCGGGCACAGAATGGCAACTTGCTTGTCGTTGGCCACCGCCATGAACGCGGCGCGCAAGGCGACCTCGGTCTTGCCAAAGCCCACGTCGCCGCATACCAAGCGGTCCAT contains these protein-coding regions:
- a CDS encoding DUF1109 domain-containing protein, with translation MKTENLVAMLAANVEAVSPKAASRQIGLALAASLPLSFLLLAMGYGVRSDLSTAIGWPMFWVKLLVPACVAVFGFTVTQRLARPGVLVRQTWMGLLAPILFIWALGVIVLMTAPPADRAALIMGQTWRSCAFSITAISAPVFVAALWSLKRLAPTRPAVAGAAAGAMSSGSGAAIYALHCPEMAAPFLAVWYVAGMSLPALLGALIGPRLLRW
- a CDS encoding sigma-70 family RNA polymerase sigma factor, with protein sequence MGPSDAEQLLRDLFIQGLGGDAQAYHAFLTALGTHLRAYLRRRLFGWPDEVEDLLQECLIAVHNQRHTYQPEQPLTAWVHAIARYKMIDLLRAKAGREALHDPLDDELDVFTDSATEASDAQRDLDGLLDTLPDRQRLPIVHVKLEGLSIVEAAQRTGMSESAIKVGIHRGLKALALKIRSRE
- a CDS encoding DUF2282 domain-containing protein, with the translated sequence MTTRSIAATALALGALAAGAAMAADTKPMTGNMPKVEKCYGVSMAGKNDCAAGPGTTCAGTSKMDYQGNAWKNVPTGTCTSMKTPRGMGSLTPIKS
- a CDS encoding DUF692 domain-containing protein, with protein sequence MHTTLTAGLGLKPAHFDAALSCCAPGLWFEVHPENYMVEGGPRLRWLDAIRGSHAVSLHGVSLSLAGDEAPDAAHLRRFAALVQRIEPALVSEHLAWSAWGGEHYPDLLPFPRTTAALHRIAANIEQTQAALGRSIAIENPSHYLQIEQHAWDEIEFLTELTRRTGCSLLLDVNNVYVSACNLGFSAEAYLDRFPGSAVAEIHLAGYTPDPTLGAAMLIDSHDAPVAPEVWALYRRLVTRIGARPTLVERDGNVPPFEDLLAERTQAADELQRVEALESKVAA
- a CDS encoding DNA-binding domain-containing protein, producing the protein MNTDTSSLGEFQSAFAAALFADDCSFDPIAALTRQPAFAIYRNTVRKACIDALEANYPAVARLVGEEWFRAVASIYAVSTPPRDARLMHYGADFADFLANFEPAASLTYLPDVARLDRLWTEAHVAAGTTVLDGSALASLPPESLGAMVLAPHPAARWAWFDNEPIHTIWHRNRADEHDTADIAWHGEGSLLTRPQDSVCWFELDRGDVAFLNACEAGQTLADAASASLQAQPDVDLSTLLAKLLRAGAFAGIH
- a CDS encoding DoxX family protein, whose translation is MTITTSRIPSATALDDAPHGLRAHWNHAADWLTWLVSHNLLALATRVGIAATFFLSGRTKVEGFLTLTEGTYELFRTEYKVPLLPPEIAAHLAAYAEHLFPVLLVLGLFTRVSALALLGMTFVIQVFVYPDAWPTHLSWAAMLLYLVGRGGGAFSLDRVLRIA
- a CDS encoding DMT family transporter yields the protein MNPGILCGMTAVTIFSAQAVAGRFGAQQGLSPVDLTMLRYLFSGMVLVPALGWLLYQRRFLRISMKRLAVLSLMAGPLYVMAFVGAMVYAPASHSALIFPALTPVFTALIARRALSAADRTPTLALLLLITGVICAKFDIFTTLSQNTATAWFGDLLLVTTAFVWAGYTILLRRWAIPVVDGVIGVQLSGLPVALAYLLFFDTGIHHAAWTAVVGQGLYFGLGVGVAGSVLFTLAVRYLGAKAQMFVALTPVLGLTQAVWILDEPMTMALWFGGALVVAGLLVALMKKKPAV
- the serB gene encoding phosphoserine phosphatase SerB → MTRLVLQAPDLDSERVAPILALARPQREEGVTETVLRLHGVADDEATRIAVRDTAFEMGIDAAFIPDEFLLSSWKALVMDMDSTMINIECIDEIAGMINRKAEVSEITESAMRGEIDFKESLRRRVALLEGTPVDALSRVYAERLQLNPGAERLIATVHAAGLKTLLVSGGFTFFTDRVRNRLQLTAAYSNTLAEADGHLTGKLVGDILDAEAKATHLRAFVAKYDAQPSQAIALGDGANDLKMMAAAGMGVAYHAKPVVRHTASQALNVSGLDGMLAWFDDVSA